CGATGGTGATGATTTACACCCTAAGGCAAACATTATTAAAATGGCGGGTGGAGAAGCACTGAATGATGATGACAGAGCACCATGGTTAGAGCGCATTCGTGATGCAGCGTTTAGTTTAGAGAGTAAAAATGAAACGGGTATTATTGTTTGCTCGGCACTGAAAAAAAGCTATAGAGATAAAATTCGCAATGGCAACCAACACGTTCATTTTCTCTACCTAGAAGCATCGATTGAATTGATCATGCAGAGAATGCGTGCGCGTAAAGGTCACTTTATGCAAGAAAGTATGGTGAATGGCCAATTTGCTACTTTAGAGCGTCCCGAAAATGAACCTAATGTCGCAGTCGTTGATATTGATGGTACGCGAGAACAAGTGATTGAGCGTGCAATAAGCGCATTAACCCAATTAAATATTATTAAGGAAGTAGCATGACACATTCTGTAATTCTCGCTGTGACTGAGCGAATTATACGTCGTAGTGAAGCTTCACGTAGTGCATTTTTAGCAAAAACAGAGCAACAAGCTGCTATCGGAAAATCGCGCGCATCACTGTCCTGTGGCAACTTAGCACACGCGGTGGCAGCATCTTGTCAAAGTGAAAAAAATCAGATCCTCGATTTTACGCGTTCAAACCTTGCCATTATTACCGCATATAACGATATGCTTAGCGCGCACCAGCCTTATAAAACTTACCCAGATCAAATTAAGCTGGCGCTTTCAGAGCTTGGCCATACCGCGCAAATAGCGGGCGGTGTACCGGCAATGTGTGACGGTGTCACACAAGGTCAAGCAGGAATGGATATGTCGCTTTTTTCACGTGATTTAATCGCGCAAGCAACCGCTTTTTCATTAAGCCATAATCTATTTGATGGTACGTTATTGTTAGGCATTTGTGACAAAATTGCACCAGGGCAGTTGATGGGGGCATTGACATTTGCTCATTTACCGACCGCTTTTATCCCAGCAGGTCCAATGGCAACGGGTATTTCGAATGAAGAAAAAGTCGATGTAAGGCAAAAATATGCGGCTGGGAATGTGGGTAAAGATGCGTTATTAGAGATGGAGTGTGGTGCCTACCACTCACCGGGGACTTGTACTTTTTTTGGTACGGCCAATACCAACCAATTAGTTTTTGAAGCGATGGGCTTAATGTTACCCGGTTCGGCATTTGTGCATCCGCAATCCGATTTGCGTAGAGCGTTAACTGACGATGCAGCCAAAAAAATAGCAGCAATGAGTTATGGCTCATCTTGTTACCGCCCGCTAAGCGAAGTTGTGACCGAGAAAAGCTTGGTCAACGGTGTTATCGCCTTGTTAGCATCGGGCGGTAGCTCAAACCATACCATTCATATGGTGGCGGTTGCGCGCGCTGCAGGGATCATTTTAACATGGCAAGATATGAGTGATTTATCTGATGTTATTCCGCTGTTATTAAAGCTTTACCCCAATGGCCCTGCCGATGTGAATGAGTTTCAGCGTTTAGGTGGTGTGCCTGCCTTAATGAAACGCTTGCATGCCAGTGGTCTTTTGCATATCGATGTCACGCCAACGTTTGGTTGTTTTGAAGATCAGTTATTGTCACCTAACTTAGTGGATGGAAAGTTGGCTTGGCAAGCGCTTGGAGAGTCTGTCAATACGCAAGTATTAGCGGCAAATGATAGTTACTTCCAAAAAACCGGAGGCACAAAAATGCTCACTGGTAATATTGGTAGATGTGTCGTGAAAGTGTCTGCCGTTGCGGAGCAGTTTCATATCATTGAGGCGCCCGCGAAGGTTTTCCATTGTCAGCATGAGGTTGAAAAAGCTTATCAGGTAGGGTTACTCAATAAACATTGTGTCGTGGTGGTCGCCTTTAATGGCCCGGCCGCCAACGGCATGCCTGAGTTACATAAATTAATGCCTATCTTAGGTAATTTGCAAAAGGCTGGCTATAACGTTGCATTAGTCACTGATGGTCGATTATCAGGGGCGTCTGGGAAAATTCCTGCGGCTATCCACTTATCACCAGAAGCCCTGCATGGCGGCGCCATTGGGTTGATCTGTGATGGCGATATTATCCGCTTAGATTGTACGACGGGTACGTTGGATAACCTCAGTGATGTCACAGGGCGAACACCGCCAACACCGGATACTGAAGCCGCACAGCAAACATGGGGGCGTGATATGTTTAAAAACATGCGCAGCTGTGTATCAAGTGCAGAGTTAGGTGCGAGTTTTATCGTCTAGTTTGTTATATCAATGCGTCAAAGGCTTTGCCCAAGGCGCATTGAAAATCCAACATCCACCACTTTTTGTTGGATATCTTCACCGCGCAGCGCTTGTAATAATAACCTCGCGCTTGTTTCGCCAATCTGCTCGATGGGGATTTCAATACTGTTTAATTGCGGGGTTAATGCCATGCCGATATTAAGTGCGTTGTACCCAACAACCCCTAATTGTTTTGGGATCTGGATGCCTTTCTTTTGCGCCGCCATGATTGTACCAATCGCAATATCATCATTGGTGCACAGTACTCCATCAATATTAGGGTTTTGCCGTAACGCCATATCAAGTAACTCTCCGCCTAATGTAAATGAAGAGTGCGCTTGAGTT
This window of the Psychromonas sp. MME1 genome carries:
- a CDS encoding gluconokinase, yielding MAGKSIVVMGVCGSGKSTIGDKVSKLMGYKFIDGDDLHPKANIIKMAGGEALNDDDRAPWLERIRDAAFSLESKNETGIIVCSALKKSYRDKIRNGNQHVHFLYLEASIELIMQRMRARKGHFMQESMVNGQFATLERPENEPNVAVVDIDGTREQVIERAISALTQLNIIKEVA
- the edd gene encoding phosphogluconate dehydratase; this translates as MTHSVILAVTERIIRRSEASRSAFLAKTEQQAAIGKSRASLSCGNLAHAVAASCQSEKNQILDFTRSNLAIITAYNDMLSAHQPYKTYPDQIKLALSELGHTAQIAGGVPAMCDGVTQGQAGMDMSLFSRDLIAQATAFSLSHNLFDGTLLLGICDKIAPGQLMGALTFAHLPTAFIPAGPMATGISNEEKVDVRQKYAAGNVGKDALLEMECGAYHSPGTCTFFGTANTNQLVFEAMGLMLPGSAFVHPQSDLRRALTDDAAKKIAAMSYGSSCYRPLSEVVTEKSLVNGVIALLASGGSSNHTIHMVAVARAAGIILTWQDMSDLSDVIPLLLKLYPNGPADVNEFQRLGGVPALMKRLHASGLLHIDVTPTFGCFEDQLLSPNLVDGKLAWQALGESVNTQVLAANDSYFQKTGGTKMLTGNIGRCVVKVSAVAEQFHIIEAPAKVFHCQHEVEKAYQVGLLNKHCVVVVAFNGPAANGMPELHKLMPILGNLQKAGYNVALVTDGRLSGASGKIPAAIHLSPEALHGGAIGLICDGDIIRLDCTTGTLDNLSDVTGRTPPTPDTEAAQQTWGRDMFKNMRSCVSSAELGASFIV